In the Nitrospirota bacterium genome, one interval contains:
- a CDS encoding GatB/YqeY domain-containing protein, with translation MSVAQKLNTDLEEAMKAADKERVSVIRMIKAAAKNREIEKRSPLTDEDIYDVLSSLARQGRDSIEQFSKGGRQDLVEKEERELLIIKSYLPEPLTQDEARAMIKAVIKETGATGPRDIGRVMKILMPKVKGRIDGRLLNELVKEAIGG, from the coding sequence ATGTCTGTCGCTCAGAAACTTAATACTGACCTGGAAGAAGCCATGAAGGCTGCTGATAAGGAACGGGTTTCTGTTATCCGGATGATTAAAGCAGCAGCCAAGAACAGAGAGATTGAGAAAAGGAGCCCTCTCACAGATGAGGATATTTACGATGTCCTGTCATCCCTTGCCAGGCAGGGAAGGGACTCTATTGAACAGTTTTCTAAAGGCGGCAGGCAGGACTTAGTTGAAAAGGAAGAAAGGGAGCTCTTAATAATTAAATCTTATCTGCCTGAGCCGCTTACTCAGGATGAGGCGAGGGCAATGATTAAGGCTGTTATAAAAGAAACAGGAGCAACAGGCCCCAGGGATATAGGCAGGGTTATGAAGATCCTCATGCCAAAGGTAAAGGGACGTATTGACGGTAGACTCCTGAATGAACTTGTAAAAGAAGCCATCGGAGGATAG
- a CDS encoding 30S ribosomal protein S21, whose protein sequence is MPSIRVRENESFENALRKFKKQCEREGILSEIKKREHYEKPSVKRKKKALAARKKAVKRIRFSER, encoded by the coding sequence ATGCCCTCTATAAGGGTTAGAGAGAACGAATCATTTGAAAATGCTCTCAGAAAGTTTAAAAAACAATGTGAGAGAGAAGGAATCCTTTCTGAGATTAAAAAGAGAGAGCATTATGAGAAACCGAGCGTCAAGAGGAAAAAGAAAGCCTTAGCTGCAAGAAAGAAGGCCGTCAAGAGGATAAGGTTTTCCGAGAGGTAG
- a CDS encoding cytochrome C, with protein sequence MIWRLFLMLAILSLPAFALAEQKAKTIDELAKMYDSSSCKTCHAEIYAQWEKSHHARPLMGIKEGIFLIPVVEKSAFTPKDPKKATMKNFPCFKCHLPQALTSAEDSVAAEIAQAVLAKDKAKISKLQITCIVCHNEMAIIHRLQEGKPEKGVLYGSKAVPAHGDKTYTKVKKSVIMNQAIFCAQCHGTGPNFDAENPYQCATLYGSYIHAYIPAGGTQTCQECHMKPVNGKADHLIAPNWNDRPQSSELLKKAISLDVQTVGYQFLPKAGTHIPMVVVNTKVTTNAGHRIPDG encoded by the coding sequence ATGATTTGGAGATTATTTTTGATGCTTGCTATTCTGTCTCTTCCAGCTTTTGCACTGGCTGAACAGAAAGCAAAGACCATTGATGAGCTCGCAAAGATGTATGACTCATCAAGCTGTAAGACATGTCATGCTGAGATTTATGCACAATGGGAGAAGTCACACCATGCCAGACCTCTTATGGGTATAAAAGAAGGCATATTTTTAATACCGGTTGTGGAAAAGAGTGCCTTTACACCAAAGGATCCTAAAAAAGCAACAATGAAGAATTTTCCTTGCTTTAAATGCCATCTTCCACAAGCACTCACCTCTGCAGAGGATTCTGTTGCAGCGGAGATAGCACAGGCTGTTTTAGCAAAAGACAAGGCTAAGATCAGCAAACTCCAGATTACATGTATTGTCTGTCACAATGAGATGGCCATCATTCACAGACTTCAAGAAGGAAAGCCTGAAAAGGGTGTTTTATACGGCTCAAAAGCTGTGCCTGCTCACGGAGATAAGACTTACACGAAGGTCAAAAAAAGCGTTATTATGAATCAAGCGATATTCTGCGCCCAGTGTCATGGCACAGGACCAAATTTTGATGCTGAAAATCCATATCAGTGTGCAACCTTGTATGGCAGCTATATCCATGCTTATATTCCTGCCGGCGGGACACAGACATGCCAGGAATGCCATATGAAGCCGGTTAACGGCAAAGCAGACCATCTAATTGCTCCCAACTGGAATGACAGACCTCAATCTTCTGAACTTCTGAAGAAGGCAATTTCCCTTGATGTGCAAACAGTGGGTTATCAGTTCCTCCCAAAAGCCGGAACACATATCCCG